One stretch of Gemmatimonadota bacterium DNA includes these proteins:
- a CDS encoding VWA domain-containing protein: MPRTMLGRVVGFSRALHSAGVEVNAGNLIDLCDSFQYISLHNRSDFYAAARATLVSRYDDLETFDEVFRAFWARPILPDDMTLTDTDAGGDPDLDVQADVNEVVDTADLQEEAEGEGESEEVGYSPDEALMGKDLAAMSDREIEQARKVIHEIVNIIANRRSRRRVPENRGAELDFRRTWRRNALYGSDGVELMMKRRRIKKTKLMLLCDVSGSMDCYSRFLIRFIYALKREIRDVEVGVFSTRMTAISRLLKTKGIEESLVEVADTVHDWAGGTDIGGCLREFNDQFARDMLHSRTVMIIVSDGWDRGDPDLMRQEMARLRKRVHKLMWLNPLLGTPGYQPLCLGMKTALPYLDYFLPAHNLESLIQLARTLRSVWK, encoded by the coding sequence ATGCCAAGAACTATGCTGGGACGAGTTGTCGGTTTTTCAAGGGCTTTGCACAGTGCTGGCGTTGAAGTCAATGCGGGCAATCTCATTGATTTGTGCGATAGTTTTCAATATATCAGCCTGCACAATCGGAGCGATTTTTACGCTGCTGCGCGTGCGACACTGGTGTCGCGCTATGACGATCTGGAGACTTTTGACGAGGTTTTCAGGGCTTTCTGGGCGCGACCGATTTTGCCCGACGATATGACTCTGACCGATACGGATGCCGGCGGAGATCCGGATCTCGATGTTCAGGCAGATGTCAATGAGGTGGTGGATACTGCAGATTTGCAGGAAGAGGCCGAGGGGGAAGGCGAATCCGAGGAGGTTGGGTATAGCCCCGATGAGGCTTTGATGGGAAAAGATTTGGCCGCAATGTCCGATCGCGAGATTGAGCAGGCCCGAAAGGTGATCCACGAAATTGTGAATATCATTGCCAACCGCCGCAGTCGCAGGCGCGTGCCCGAAAATCGGGGGGCTGAACTGGATTTCAGGCGCACATGGCGGCGCAATGCGCTGTATGGTTCTGACGGTGTCGAATTGATGATGAAGCGGCGTCGCATCAAAAAGACCAAGCTGATGTTGTTGTGTGATGTGAGCGGGTCTATGGATTGTTATAGCCGGTTTCTGATTCGCTTTATCTACGCGCTCAAGCGCGAAATCCGAGATGTGGAGGTCGGGGTGTTTTCCACGCGGATGACCGCAATTTCGCGTTTGCTCAAAACAAAAGGCATTGAAGAATCACTTGTAGAAGTGGCTGATACAGTACACGACTGGGCGGGTGGCACAGATATTGGCGGGTGTTTGCGCGAGTTTAACGACCAGTTTGCACGCGATATGTTGCACTCGCGCACTGTGATGATTATTGTGAGCGACGGCTGGGACCGGGGCGATCCCGATTTGATGCGGCAAGAGATGGCGCGATTGCGAAAGCGCGTGCATAAGTTGATGTGGCTCAATCCACTTTTGGGCACGCCGGGGTATCAGCCCCTGTGTTTGGGGATGAAGACAGCACTTCCATATCTGGATTATTTTTTGCCCGCACACAATCTGGAGAGTTTGATTCAATTGGCCCGAACACTGCGGTCTGTTTGGAAGTAG
- a CDS encoding XdhC family protein: MAGQDVFREALTLVSQGEKAALSTIVSSKGSLPMSKKAKMLVRPDGVIIGTVGGGCLEADVWAEARHVMETEAPTLQKFILTEKHAGENGLNCGGNVEIFTEPLLPGRADDMLGDIARVRKVRGSAVLATLVSGGDQVGAKLLVHPDGRTVGSLGHDLAEACVREEVAAFEAIPESLLKVIKIGSEPVVVFLESICPEPTLFLFGGGHVSYAIAQIAHSVGFRIVVIDDRPMFANKERFPMASETLTLEMETAFDHLVIDDLSYVVAVTRGHQHDKPVIEQAIDTQAAYIGMIGSRRKIALMWKEFEAKGIPREKLDVVHAPIGLDIGADTPEEIAVSIVSELVQVRRSQGKPIHQGMSLSSV; this comes from the coding sequence ATGGCTGGTCAAGATGTTTTTCGAGAGGCTTTGACCCTGGTTTCTCAGGGTGAAAAGGCCGCCTTATCGACGATTGTGTCGAGCAAGGGGTCTTTGCCGATGAGCAAAAAGGCCAAGATGCTCGTGCGTCCCGATGGCGTGATTATAGGTACGGTGGGTGGCGGTTGTTTGGAAGCCGATGTGTGGGCCGAAGCCCGTCATGTGATGGAAACCGAAGCACCGACTTTGCAGAAGTTTATTTTGACGGAAAAACACGCGGGCGAAAATGGCCTCAATTGCGGCGGCAATGTCGAGATTTTTACCGAACCTCTGTTGCCCGGTCGCGCAGATGACATGCTCGGCGATATTGCTCGGGTTCGCAAAGTGCGCGGTTCGGCTGTGTTGGCAACGCTGGTTTCGGGCGGCGATCAGGTGGGTGCGAAGTTATTGGTCCATCCCGATGGTAGAACAGTGGGTAGTCTGGGCCATGACCTTGCCGAAGCCTGTGTGCGCGAAGAGGTGGCAGCTTTTGAGGCGATTCCGGAAAGTTTGCTCAAGGTCATAAAAATCGGGTCAGAACCCGTTGTGGTCTTTTTGGAATCTATTTGTCCCGAGCCTACGCTGTTTTTGTTTGGCGGGGGGCACGTTTCCTATGCTATCGCACAGATCGCGCATTCGGTCGGATTTCGGATTGTGGTTATTGACGACCGGCCCATGTTTGCCAATAAAGAGCGGTTTCCCATGGCGAGTGAAACGCTGACGCTGGAGATGGAGACGGCTTTTGACCATCTGGTTATTGACGATTTGTCTTATGTGGTGGCTGTGACGCGGGGACACCAGCACGATAAACCGGTTATCGAGCAGGCGATTGATACCCAGGCGGCGTATATTGGTATGATTGGTAGCCGTCGGAAGATCGCGCTGATGTGGAAAGAGTTTGAAGCCAAAGGTATTCCGAGAGAAAAATTGGATGTTGTTCACGCGCCGATTGGATTGGATATCGGCGCAGATACACCCGAAGAAATCGCCGTGAGTATTGTTTCTGAACTCGTTCAGGTGCGCCGGTCACAGGGAAAACCCATTCATCAGGGTATGTCGCTGTCATCGGTGTGA
- a CDS encoding TonB-dependent receptor produces the protein MTRWIIAFVAMSFLSASAMAGVTGKIAGQIVDKGDGGGLPGANVVVLGLHSVFGATSDPEGNFVILNVPAGTFDVKCSFIGYQDVVLKGIKVLPDLTTEVDFVLAEQVLEGETIEVVAVRPLVQKDKTSSMRLVTSEELEYMPVRGYAAATSLQAGVTNRNGTLYIRGGRFSEVDYIVDGVSQKDLQFGSSTTTLSNGAIDQVSVIVGGFEAEYGRVMSGVVKVVTREGGQNYSGSVEYITDEMNDRSWAGAPSYGYNTTDATFGGPLVPGTNGPSFFVSGEYIDRLDRSPRWGVEAHEWEKDLLSQEEYDLLSEGILPHYTLERWGWQAKLAYRLSDEIGLKAGIVGSKTDRLSYSHTYRYNLRHAPRVKRNNNSAFARVTYTMGAKTFFTLQTSLFDQNFKAGDGVHFDNLHDYARPQGNSRFDAESLFARGDVDSTEITQTTETINDRSITYFEGDEGRVYDDFEQTSSFYLTPIDFDLTSQISRNHQFKLGFDVQMHRLRYYRHLTPILLFRGPFVSTDDRGGFQDVDRYGYDYNWNGQVVEPLDSTRDAQKEPILASFYVQDKMEYDGLIINAGVRYDYLNASTDVLANEGVPLGGDSTLDPSDLAGNSVYHKISPRLGVGFPVTDKTVFHMNYGIFYQQPKLEDLYVGLDYLEYKVPLGGYYYAFGNPNLRPEKTTAYEVGVVQQLGGHASVDVTAYYKAVENLVQVSTIPSDPTAFSSFRNNDYGTIKGLDFGLLMRRIGRTTARLSYSLAYATGTGSTPQTQRRIAWGFQPGVTEPPKSTSPLDFDQRHKISASIDYRFVDKDGPRFLGGQPLSNAGINVLFEAGSGFPYTPTFTFNEVTTGASASRPSGPVNSSYGPWTFRTDVKANKRFKIIGLQGDIYVWVLNLLNRANATSPVYSSTGSPMTSGWLNTDEGRKFVERFGQLGEDKYKLKEKSPFNFGTPRQVRFGLALSF, from the coding sequence ATGACGAGATGGATAATCGCATTTGTTGCGATGTCGTTTTTATCCGCATCGGCAATGGCCGGGGTGACGGGTAAAATTGCGGGTCAGATTGTCGATAAAGGCGACGGTGGTGGCTTGCCCGGTGCCAATGTGGTGGTTCTGGGCTTGCACAGTGTCTTTGGTGCGACATCAGATCCCGAAGGTAATTTTGTGATTTTGAATGTGCCGGCGGGCACTTTTGACGTAAAATGCAGTTTTATCGGGTATCAAGACGTGGTGCTCAAGGGCATCAAGGTATTGCCCGATTTGACCACCGAAGTAGATTTTGTGCTCGCAGAACAAGTACTGGAAGGCGAAACTATCGAAGTGGTGGCGGTGCGTCCGCTGGTGCAGAAAGACAAGACCAGCTCGATGCGCCTCGTAACCAGCGAAGAACTCGAGTATATGCCGGTTCGCGGGTATGCAGCGGCCACGTCCTTGCAGGCGGGCGTGACGAACCGGAACGGCACGCTTTACATACGCGGTGGGCGGTTTTCCGAAGTTGACTACATCGTCGATGGCGTGTCGCAGAAGGATTTGCAATTCGGCTCATCGACCACCACCCTGAGCAATGGCGCTATAGATCAGGTATCTGTGATTGTGGGTGGATTTGAAGCGGAGTACGGGCGCGTGATGTCGGGCGTTGTTAAGGTGGTGACGCGCGAAGGCGGGCAGAATTATTCGGGGTCTGTGGAATATATTACAGATGAGATGAATGACCGCAGTTGGGCCGGTGCGCCTTCTTATGGGTATAACACTACCGATGCGACATTTGGTGGTCCGCTCGTTCCCGGAACGAACGGACCTTCGTTTTTTGTTTCCGGAGAATACATCGATCGCCTCGACCGCAGCCCGCGCTGGGGGGTGGAAGCCCACGAGTGGGAAAAAGACCTGTTGTCACAGGAAGAGTACGATTTGCTCAGCGAGGGCATATTGCCGCATTATACGCTCGAAAGATGGGGCTGGCAGGCCAAGCTGGCGTATCGGTTGTCCGACGAAATCGGTCTGAAGGCAGGGATTGTAGGCTCAAAAACGGATCGCTTGAGCTATAGTCACACCTATCGCTATAATTTGCGGCATGCGCCGCGTGTCAAAAGAAATAACAACTCGGCATTTGCCCGCGTGACCTATACGATGGGTGCAAAGACCTTCTTCACTTTGCAAACAAGTCTGTTCGACCAGAATTTTAAGGCGGGCGACGGGGTTCATTTCGACAATTTGCACGACTATGCCCGTCCCCAGGGCAATTCGCGTTTTGACGCGGAAAGTTTGTTTGCACGCGGCGATGTGGATTCCACCGAGATTACGCAGACAACGGAAACCATCAATGATCGCTCTATAACGTATTTTGAAGGCGATGAAGGGCGCGTGTATGATGACTTTGAGCAAACCAGCTCATTTTATCTCACGCCTATCGACTTCGATTTGACCAGCCAGATCAGCCGCAATCACCAGTTTAAGCTCGGTTTTGACGTGCAGATGCATCGGTTGCGTTATTACCGGCACCTGACCCCCATTTTGCTCTTTCGCGGTCCATTTGTCAGCACAGACGACAGGGGTGGCTTTCAGGATGTAGATCGCTACGGGTATGATTACAACTGGAATGGCCAGGTAGTCGAACCTCTGGATTCGACCCGAGACGCGCAAAAAGAACCCATTTTGGCTTCGTTTTACGTGCAGGACAAGATGGAATACGACGGGTTGATCATCAATGCGGGCGTGCGTTACGATTATTTGAATGCGAGTACCGATGTGCTCGCCAATGAAGGCGTGCCATTGGGTGGCGATTCCACACTCGATCCATCGGATCTCGCTGGCAATAGCGTGTATCACAAGATCAGCCCGCGCCTGGGTGTTGGGTTTCCCGTTACAGATAAGACCGTGTTCCACATGAACTACGGCATTTTTTACCAGCAACCCAAGCTGGAAGACCTGTATGTTGGTCTGGATTATCTGGAATACAAAGTGCCACTGGGGGGATATTATTACGCCTTTGGCAATCCGAATCTCAGGCCGGAAAAAACCACGGCTTACGAAGTGGGTGTGGTGCAGCAGTTGGGCGGTCATGCCAGTGTCGATGTCACTGCTTATTACAAAGCCGTGGAAAACCTCGTTCAGGTGTCGACAATTCCGTCTGATCCCACGGCCTTTTCCTCGTTTCGCAACAACGACTACGGAACCATCAAGGGGCTGGACTTTGGTTTGCTCATGCGTCGCATAGGGCGCACAACAGCGCGTCTGTCTTATTCTCTGGCTTATGCGACGGGCACGGGATCAACCCCACAAACTCAGCGGCGGATCGCCTGGGGCTTCCAACCCGGCGTGACCGAGCCGCCCAAATCGACCTCACCTCTCGACTTTGATCAACGCCACAAAATTTCGGCATCGATCGACTATCGCTTTGTCGATAAAGATGGGCCGAGGTTCCTGGGCGGTCAGCCGCTGTCCAATGCCGGGATCAATGTGTTGTTCGAAGCCGGGAGTGGGTTCCCCTATACGCCCACGTTTACGTTTAATGAAGTGACCACAGGGGCTTCGGCGTCACGTCCTTCGGGACCGGTGAATTCCAGCTATGGTCCCTGGACATTCAGGACCGATGTGAAGGCGAATAAGCGTTTCAAAATTATAGGGCTTCAGGGCGACATATACGTCTGGGTACTCAATTTGCTCAACCGCGCCAACGCGACTAGCCCCGTGTATTCGAGCACGGGCAGCCCAATGACTTCGGGCTGGTTGAATACAGACGAAGGCCGCAAATTTGTGGAGCGCTTTGGTCAACTGGGCGAAGACAAATACAAGCTCAAAGAGAAAAGCCCATTCAACTTTGGCACGCCGCGGCAGGTTCGCTTCGGACTCGCGCTCAGCTTCTAA
- a CDS encoding PorV/PorQ family protein, protein MFRQMIFLFAALALIAQDARAGDESRIGTAAAQELRIPIGSRGTALGGAILAHVKGAEALQWNPSGLVFGTHKREAIFSYLDYIADMNVNYFAITTRLRDDISVGISARVFAVGDIIVTTEESPEGTGEVLSPRFSCVTFTYSQLLTDRVSFGTTIKYIHEAIKREVANGLAFDFGFQYKTALKGLTLGIAMQNFGPDLRFDGPDLDRVVKLQDAVPEADPQAGSRSFRTSLAAAELPTSIEIGFSYAFYEDALGKAIFSATFRNNNLATDEYQAGVEYSMKQILQLRGGYVASPTGDALPSGFKKEYILGPTFGFGLNVPMGNMAFQVDYAFGKTEYFQDNHWLTVGLGF, encoded by the coding sequence ATGTTCAGGCAGATGATTTTTCTGTTTGCCGCGCTGGCATTGATCGCTCAGGATGCCCGTGCAGGCGATGAGAGCCGCATTGGCACAGCCGCGGCACAAGAGTTGCGCATTCCTATTGGATCGCGCGGTACAGCACTTGGGGGTGCCATACTGGCCCATGTAAAGGGTGCCGAGGCATTGCAGTGGAATCCTTCGGGATTGGTATTTGGAACGCACAAGCGCGAAGCCATATTTTCATATCTGGATTATATCGCAGATATGAATGTGAACTATTTTGCGATTACCACACGTCTGCGGGATGATATTTCGGTGGGGATCAGTGCCCGCGTGTTTGCGGTGGGCGATATTATTGTGACGACCGAGGAGTCGCCCGAAGGCACGGGCGAGGTGCTCTCGCCGAGATTTTCGTGTGTGACATTTACGTATTCGCAGTTGTTGACAGATCGCGTGTCGTTTGGCACCACGATCAAATATATCCACGAGGCGATTAAGCGCGAGGTCGCCAATGGCCTGGCGTTTGACTTTGGCTTCCAGTACAAAACCGCACTCAAAGGTCTGACGCTGGGTATTGCCATGCAAAATTTTGGTCCCGATCTGCGGTTTGATGGTCCGGATCTGGATCGGGTGGTGAAATTGCAAGACGCTGTTCCAGAGGCCGATCCCCAGGCCGGGTCGCGCAGTTTCCGCACGTCACTGGCAGCGGCTGAGTTGCCCACGTCCATAGAAATCGGTTTTTCCTATGCTTTCTATGAAGATGCGCTGGGCAAAGCTATTTTTTCGGCGACCTTCCGCAATAACAATCTGGCGACTGACGAATATCAGGCTGGCGTTGAGTATTCGATGAAGCAAATTCTTCAGTTGCGCGGAGGATATGTTGCTTCTCCAACAGGTGATGCCCTGCCCAGCGGGTTCAAGAAGGAATATATTCTCGGCCCGACGTTTGGCTTTGGTCTGAATGTGCCCATGGGCAATATGGCTTTTCAGGTGGATTATGCCTTTGGCAAGACAGAGTACTTTCAGGATAATCACTGGTTGACTGTGGGGCTTGGGTTCTGA